The following coding sequences lie in one Bicyclus anynana chromosome 21, ilBicAnyn1.1, whole genome shotgun sequence genomic window:
- the LOC112044370 gene encoding DDB1- and CUL4-associated factor 5 — MANISNPLPYITKRECGLLSDLRTEIFNKRLFAAKNLYRRDLVCHFGCVNAIEFSNNGELLVSGGDDRRVMVWQFGQAILDKGKPEAMKALHGSNIFCLGITRDSQKIYSGGNDDIVIVHDIESTRPQEVLRHQRAVCSLSIDPFNDRIVATAGNDGRLLLFDTRQSVHESLVISRSRKAYHGVMFHPQQSDMVVAANARDGIALWDLRVPKHPVIRYVGNNGAFQNSMSVRFNQTGTHILALRRRLAPVLYSAHAVEPVAEFYHQDYYNSCTMKSCCFAGTNDQFVLSGSDDFNLYMWKMPDSGGTATEKSISVKPPHMVLYGHRSIVNQVRFNSNYCLIASSGVEKIIKVWSAMEFPEMRGTLLEEAQGSDNPREIYSHEDYVSLVHHSGQYLTHNYAEQSTSEDPRMMAFFDSLVQRELECLAEESDSLDGSSSATNNNGNASDSSDSCVEFFTVAPLRVASIGGRSQRCSRMMRMLAPRYPKTIRAQKRHSLFRHKDNKSASKSGKSAPSTSASAKGKRTALRRTRGPRRPASRTICLPNTRARASAPSSERTDSDEPMHCLYGNSGSVSVTSLNIRTSACPTRARGPRRRPASGPTRTNPCTACTAAREV, encoded by the exons ATGGCGAATATATCGAATCCTTTGCCATATATTACAAAACGAGAATGCGGACTTTTAAGTGATCTCAGAACGGAGATATTCAACAAACGGCTTTTTGCGGCTAAAAACTTGTATCGGCGTGATTTGGTGTGCCATTTTGGATGCGTCAATGCTATCGAGTTTTCGAATAATGGCGAATTACTTGTATCag GTGGAGATGACAGGAGGGTGATGGTATGGCAGTTTGGACAAGCCATCCTGGACAAAGGCAAGCCTGAAGCAATGAAAGCGCTGCATGGATCCAACATATTCTGTTTGGGCATCACTAGAGACAGCCAAAAGATTTATTCTGGCGGAAATGATGACATC gTAATTGTGCACGACATAGAAAGTACGAGGCCTCAAGAGGTGCTCCGTCACCAGCGCGCGGTGTGCAGCCTCAGCATAGACCCCTTCAACGACCGCATTGTTGCCACTGCTGGCAACGATGGACGCCTATTGCTGTTCGACACACGTCAGTCTGTACATG AGTCCCTGGTAATCTCTCGCAGCAGGAAAGCGTACCACGGCGTCATGTTCCACCCGCAGCAGTCCGACATGGTGGTGGCGGCCAACGCTAGAGACGGCATCGCCCTGTGGGATCTGCGCGTACCTAAACA TCCGGTGATCCGCTACGTCGGCAACAACGGCGCCTTCCAGAACAGCATGAGCGTGCGCTTCAACCAAACCGGCACGCACATACTGGCGCTGCGCCGGCGCCTGGCTCCTGTACTATACTCCGCGCACGCCGTCGAGCCCGTCGCCGAGTTCTACCACCAGGACTACTACAACTCCTGCACTATGAAGAGCTGCTGCTTCGCCGGCACCAACGACCAGTTCGTACTCTCCGGGTCGGACGACTTCAATCTGTACATGTGGAAGATGCCGGACTCTGGGGGGACTGCTACTGAGAAAA GTATATCCGTCAAACCTCCTCACATGGTGCTGTATGGACATAGATCTATCGTCAATCAAGTGCGGTTCAATTCCAATTATTGCTTGATTGCATCATCTGGGGTGGAAAAAATTATCAAG GTGTGGTCGGCAATGGAGTTCCCAGAGATGCGCGGAACGTTGCTAGAAGAGGCGCAGGGGTCGGACAACCCGCGCGAGATATACAGCCACGAGGATTATGTGTCGCTCGTGCATCACAGCGGGCAG TATCTAACTCACAACTACGCAGAACAGTCGACCAGCGAAGACCCGCGCATGATGGCGTTCTTCGATTCGCTGGTGCAGAGGGAGCTGGAGTGCCTCGCCGAGGAGTCGGATTCATTGGACGGGTCCAGCTCTGCGACCAACAACAATGGCAACGCCTCAGACTCCAGCGATAGCTGTGTGGAGTTCTTCACCGTGGCACCTCTTCGTG TGGCATCAATCGGCGGTCGAAGTCAGCGTTGTTCCAGGATGATGCGTATGCTCGCACCGCGCTACCCGAAGACTATACGAGCTCAGAAACGGCATTCTCTGTTTAG ACATAAAGACAATAAAAGTGCAAGCAAATCCGGTAAAAGTGCACCCAGTACGAGTGCGAGTGCGAAGGGCAAGAGGACGGCGCTGCGGCGCACGCGCGGGCCGCGGCGACCGGCGTCCCGGACCATCTGCCTGCCCAACACGCGCGCGCGGGCCTCGGCGCCGTCCAGCGAGCGGACCGACTCGGACGAACCCATGCACTGCTTGTACGGCAACTCGGGAAGTGTgagtgtgacgtcactaaataTTAGGACATCTGCCTGCCCAACACGCGCGCGCGGGCCTCGGCGCCGTCCAGCGAGCGGACCGACTCGGACGAACCCATGCACTGCTTGTACGGCAGCTCGGGAAGTGTga
- the LOC112044376 gene encoding RRP15-like protein, giving the protein MVIINEMSLPSVKVSVSSSESSTEESEYEQELSDEDVDSSKPESILSEKGDESESNKESDDDDDDVIIKNEGWADSVAKILGSSKPKNKKTLVLSRAKKLADTLKKEKEEKPTFEVVGHESTEVKTEVKKESSVTEPPIKKKKVEKSAIRTKPNILEKDRERLLTKIATKGVVQLFNAVRNQQKTIEKQTKDIPEGKKEKILKKFDKRTFLDTLMGQTKSVIVEEQTKTLKDEVKPESEKPRWNALRDDFMMGAKMKDWDKESIDE; this is encoded by the exons atgGTTATAATAAACGAAATGAGTTTGCCATCGGTTAAAGTATCAG tTTCTAGCTCTGAGTCGTCTACTGAGGAATCTGAATACGAACAAGAGCTTTCAGACGAAGATGTCGACAGTAGTAAACCTGAAAGTATTTTGAGTGAAAAAGGTGATGAAAGTGAAAGTAATAAGGAaagtgacgatgatgatgatgacgtcattattaaaaatgaaggCTGGGCAGATTCAGTTGCTAAAATCCTCGGCTCCAGTAAACCTAAGAATAAAAAGACATTGGTTTTATCTCGTGCAAAGAAACTTGCTGACACACTAAAGAAGGAGAAAGAAGAGAAACCCACATTTGAAGTCGTTGGTCATGAATCTACGGAAGTTAAAACTGAAGTTAAGAAAGAGTCCTCTGTGACTGAACCTCCAATAAAGAAAAAG aaAGTTGAGAAATCAGCTATAAGAACTAAACCTAACATCCTAGAGAAGGATAGAGAAAGACTTCTAACAAAAATAGCAACTAAAGGTGTAGTGCAACTGTTCAATGCTGtaagaaatcaacaaaaaacTATTGAAAAACAGACAAAAGATATACCAGAGGGAAAGAAGGAGAAGATATTAAAGAAATTTGATAAAAGAACATTTTTAGATACATTAATGGGACAAACAAAATCAGTTATTGTTGAAGAACAGACAAAAACATTGAAAGATGAAGTGAAACCAGAGTCTGAAAAACCAAGATGGAATGCACTAAG AGATGACTTCATGATGGGTGCAAAAATGAAAGATTGGGATAAAGAATCAATAGAtgaataa
- the LOC112044375 gene encoding RAB6A-GEF complex partner protein 2 produces the protein MIELSAKLTTGSVYLAGEALECGITFCHTPQPEHRNSQSHSDILENLAWASAQIHCFFSTPKTTGDKATIIEKTTALEVTSCDIGDVVFHTKPKILFCDLTIPLGETKTFWYRESLPMEAPPSYRGTAVKYSYKITIATQKVGSHIKMVRIPFRVLPISPIMNMQDLAALCGNETTEELQPTNPFSEERKVETPLTMALQVLQNLTARRSPNSYMITNSRGKVGRFCLFKSAYKLGEDIVGTFDFSVGTVTCMQVSVSLQPEEVTKTNTPMKSANKENSSRSMTVARYHEVTLGLTHSQLILPIPLHITPAFEGDEVSLSWRLHFEFVTSNERLQPAPEDKDWNAPLNVSIETMVWNLPVKIYSTLPKQISQQSVGNDAYTLYIK, from the exons ATGATTGAACTATCAGCGAAACTAACCACAGGCTCAGTTTACTTAGCTGGAGAGGCGTTGGAATGTGGTATTACATTTTGTCATACTCCTCAACCCGAACATAGAAATTCTCAAAGTCATAG TGATATTTTAGAAAACTTAGCCTGGGCGTCTGCACAAATACACTGTTTTTTCTCAACACCAAAAACTACAGGCGACAAAGCTACCATCATTGAAAAAACTACAGCTTTGGAGGTGACATCATGTGATATTGGAGATGTTGTGTTCCATACAAaacctaaaatattgttttgtgaCCTAACAATACCACTTGGAGAAACAAAAACAT TTTGGTATAGAGAATCTCTTCCCATGGAAGCACCACCATCCTATAGAGGTACTGCTGTAAAGTACTcctataaaataacaatagcaACACAGAAGGTAGGATCTCACATTAAGATGGTGAGAATACCATTCAGAGTTCTCCCTATAAGTCCAATCATGAACATGCAAGATTTAGCTGCATTATGTGGTAATGAAACTACAGAAGAGCTTCAGCCAACTAATCCATTCTCAGAAGAAAGGAAGGTTGAAACTCCTTTGACAATGGCTTTACAAGTGctacag AATCTCACAGCAAGAAGAAGTCCAAACTCATATATGATAACAAATTCAAGAGGCAAAGTTGGCAGATTCTGCTTGTTCAAATCAGCTTACAAACTGGGTGAAGATATTGTTGGCACCTTTGACTTTTCAGTTGGTACAGTCACTTGTATGCAG GTTTCAGTGTCTCTTCAACCTGAGGAGGTGACTAAGACTAATACACCAATGAAGAGTGCAAACAAGGAAAACAGTAGCAGGTCCATGACAGTGGCCAGATATCATGAGGTCACATTAGGTCTCACACACTCACAGCTCATACTGCCAATACCACTCCACATAACACCTGCTTTTGAGGGTGATGAAg TGTCACTAAGTTGGAGACTTCACTTTGAGTTTGTGACAAGCAATGAGAGGTTACAGCCAGCACCAGAAGACAAGGATTGGAATGCACCACTCAATGTTTCCATAGAAACTATGGTGTGGAATTTACCTGTTAAGATTTACTCCACATTACCCAAACAGATTAGCCAACAGTCTGTAGGAAATGATGCTTAtactttgtatataaaatag